The following coding sequences lie in one Peribacillus frigoritolerans genomic window:
- a CDS encoding peptide MFS transporter, whose translation MQALLKDDVQQPNQSRKKHPPGLYMLFATEAWERFSYYGMRAILVLYLTATVVNGGLGVDKSTAMGIYGFFTGAVYITPMIGGYLTDRFIGRRLAITIGGILMALGNFSLFASQSLTALYIGLGLLIIGNGFFKPNISTIVGDLYEDNDPRRDGAFTIFYMGINVGAFFAPLVVGLMSYKYGFLTAAIGMIVGQLVFNLLGNRYLGDIGKEPTGKPEVTAGQKSAAPLTKREQKRTAAIVILAVFVIAFWAAFEQAGSSLTLYANDQIDRNVFGFEIPTAWFQSLNPLFIVILAPIMSALWYKLGSSKRGDLKTPTKMALGLVTVGLGFLVLLPAVMYTGNDTALKVNILFMIVTYFLHTLAELMISPVGLSMVSKIAPIKLASLLMGVWLASSAVANMVAGQLAAYTQSLGYLEIFSVIGFVTIGLGIVLLFLSKPVAKLMK comes from the coding sequence ATGCAGGCACTATTAAAAGATGATGTTCAGCAGCCAAACCAGTCCAGGAAAAAGCATCCTCCAGGACTGTATATGCTGTTCGCGACTGAAGCATGGGAGCGCTTCAGTTATTACGGAATGAGAGCAATCCTTGTTCTTTACTTAACGGCAACTGTTGTAAACGGCGGGCTTGGAGTCGACAAATCTACGGCTATGGGCATATACGGATTCTTTACCGGGGCCGTTTATATTACGCCAATGATTGGCGGATACTTGACTGACCGTTTCATAGGCAGAAGATTGGCGATCACGATTGGCGGTATTTTAATGGCGCTTGGTAACTTTTCGCTATTCGCAAGTCAGAGTTTGACAGCGCTTTACATTGGTCTTGGTTTATTGATTATCGGTAATGGTTTCTTCAAGCCAAACATCTCGACAATTGTTGGTGATCTTTATGAAGACAACGATCCGCGTCGTGATGGAGCTTTCACCATCTTCTATATGGGTATTAATGTTGGGGCTTTCTTCGCACCATTAGTAGTTGGCCTTATGAGCTATAAATATGGGTTCTTGACAGCAGCAATTGGCATGATTGTAGGGCAGTTAGTTTTCAACTTATTAGGCAATCGCTATTTAGGTGATATCGGTAAAGAACCTACTGGCAAACCGGAAGTTACTGCTGGTCAAAAATCAGCTGCACCGTTAACGAAAAGAGAACAAAAACGTACAGCGGCCATCGTTATTTTGGCAGTCTTCGTTATTGCGTTCTGGGCCGCTTTCGAGCAGGCAGGAAGTTCATTGACATTGTATGCCAATGACCAAATTGATCGGAATGTATTTGGTTTTGAGATTCCAACTGCCTGGTTCCAATCATTGAACCCATTATTCATCGTGATTTTAGCGCCAATTATGTCTGCTTTATGGTACAAGCTTGGCAGCTCAAAACGCGGTGACTTAAAAACTCCAACGAAGATGGCTCTTGGTTTAGTCACTGTTGGTTTAGGTTTCTTAGTACTGCTTCCTGCCGTTATGTACACAGGAAACGATACAGCGCTGAAAGTAAACATCCTGTTCATGATTGTAACGTATTTCCTTCATACGTTAGCCGAATTAATGATTTCACCAGTCGGTTTATCAATGGTAAGCAAAATTGCTCCAATCAAGCTTGCCTCTCTTCTAATGGGAGTATGGCTGGCAAGTTCCGCGGTAGCTAATATGGTAGCCGGCCAGTTAGCTGCATATACGCAGTCTTTAGGTTACCTGGAAATCTTCAGTGTAATTGGCTTTGTAACAATTGGTTTAGGTATTGTATTGTTGTTTCTTTCGAAGCCAGTAGCAAAGCTTATGAAATAA
- a CDS encoding sensor histidine kinase, whose protein sequence is MIAGLMKSWTIWMKIGVILFGVFLLSWLGPDEIGLTDLLISLREGEETGNKLMLAVFLLISLNTVLALFHYIGALLLGDEIGDRLNRPWLKIIIPLIVIPLDYIVINAYYSLTYSFSAYALLLLLAILLLQAFEKDRLKPIIKTIICSQLIFGIEWLNEIPYLSQYGFGQGSISKELKDIAVQIGFEQSLTLYSLTLCLIFVINAVILAVYFSLAEQRWRIKQELHYAQLEAMQSRSGREALYLVHDLKTPLTAIEGLNSLISLKVDDSKIKEYCQRISSSIHSVSDMISEILYDDKKHWCRIKDLVEYVEASRLSGTNLNLKVDFQTDPEIKILINKIRMTRALVNLIDNAYDAVNGIEDGQILLKVKTYENELWLGVSDNGKGISPKEQEKIWKAGFSTKSHPGMGLAFVRQVAEGHGASLEIDSKLGHGTTIWIKLAEGSVSR, encoded by the coding sequence ATGATAGCTGGTCTTATGAAGTCTTGGACAATATGGATGAAAATTGGAGTAATTTTATTCGGGGTATTCTTACTGTCGTGGCTGGGTCCTGACGAAATCGGTCTTACGGATTTGCTTATTTCATTAAGAGAAGGTGAAGAAACAGGAAATAAGTTAATGCTTGCCGTTTTTTTGTTAATTTCTTTAAATACAGTTTTAGCTTTGTTTCATTATATTGGCGCACTGCTGTTGGGAGACGAAATCGGTGATCGTTTAAACCGTCCATGGTTAAAAATCATCATTCCTCTTATTGTTATTCCTCTCGACTATATCGTGATAAATGCTTATTATTCTTTAACATACTCATTTAGCGCATATGCGTTGTTATTGTTGTTAGCCATCTTATTATTGCAAGCCTTTGAAAAGGATAGGCTAAAGCCAATTATTAAAACGATTATTTGTTCGCAATTAATCTTTGGGATTGAATGGCTGAATGAGATTCCTTATTTATCCCAATATGGATTTGGCCAAGGGTCGATTTCAAAGGAATTAAAAGATATAGCGGTTCAAATTGGATTTGAGCAATCTTTAACATTGTACAGTTTAACTTTGTGTTTAATTTTTGTTATTAATGCTGTTATTTTAGCTGTGTATTTTTCATTAGCTGAACAAAGGTGGCGGATAAAGCAAGAGCTTCATTATGCGCAGTTAGAAGCAATGCAGTCAAGATCAGGACGAGAAGCACTATATCTGGTCCATGATTTAAAAACTCCTCTCACAGCAATTGAGGGGCTAAATTCTTTAATTAGTTTGAAAGTGGACGATTCTAAAATTAAAGAATATTGTCAAAGGATTTCATCATCGATTCATTCCGTTAGCGACATGATTTCCGAGATTTTATATGATGATAAAAAACATTGGTGCCGTATAAAAGATTTGGTTGAATACGTCGAAGCAAGCAGACTGAGCGGGACAAATCTTAATCTGAAGGTAGACTTTCAAACAGATCCTGAAATTAAAATTTTAATAAATAAAATCCGAATGACAAGGGCATTAGTGAATTTAATTGACAATGCTTACGATGCAGTGAATGGAATAGAAGATGGCCAGATTTTGCTTAAGGTAAAAACCTATGAAAATGAACTTTGGTTGGGCGTATCAGATAATGGGAAAGGGATTTCACCTAAAGAGCAGGAGAAAATATGGAAAGCTGGGTTCAGTACGAAATCGCATCCAGGGATGGGGTTGGCCTTCGTGCGACAAGTTGCTGAAGGACATGGTGCATCTTTAGAAATTGACAGCAAGCTTGGGCATGGGACAACAATTTGGATTAAACTAGCTGAGGGGAGTGTGTCAAGATGA
- a CDS encoding CPBP family intramembrane glutamic endopeptidase, with protein sequence MKKEYWFVIITYIAMQLSSIVGVPIFMLIGSYTGMPADELQVKSAAYWIVFSFLAALFLILFLMRKDMREKLDTRNQTSVSMSILWAIAGVFMALFAQSIAGSIEQMLGVESESENTQQLISLIYKVPMVIFVTSVIGPILEELIFRKIIFGSLHKRFNFFISALISSVIFGLAHGEFEHLLLYTAMGFTFAFLYAKTGRILVSMSAHIAMNTLVIILQVVYREDIEKMIDTAQAFIGGLL encoded by the coding sequence TTGAAAAAAGAATATTGGTTCGTCATCATCACCTATATTGCCATGCAATTATCCAGTATTGTTGGGGTACCCATTTTCATGCTGATCGGGTCTTATACCGGAATGCCGGCTGATGAACTCCAAGTGAAATCTGCAGCATACTGGATAGTTTTCAGTTTTCTCGCTGCTTTATTCTTGATTCTTTTTTTAATGAGAAAAGATATGAGGGAAAAGTTGGACACGAGAAATCAAACTTCCGTTTCCATGTCCATATTATGGGCAATTGCAGGAGTGTTCATGGCTCTTTTTGCGCAAAGCATTGCCGGCAGCATTGAACAGATGCTTGGGGTGGAGTCTGAATCTGAAAATACGCAGCAACTCATTTCACTCATTTACAAAGTCCCCATGGTCATTTTCGTCACTTCAGTAATTGGACCTATATTGGAAGAATTAATTTTCCGGAAAATCATTTTCGGATCACTTCATAAACGCTTTAACTTCTTTATTTCAGCTTTAATCAGCTCAGTTATTTTCGGCTTGGCGCATGGTGAATTTGAACATCTTCTTTTATATACGGCAATGGGCTTCACTTTTGCTTTCCTTTATGCAAAAACAGGCCGCATTCTCGTATCAATGAGCGCTCATATTGCGATGAACACGCTTGTTATCATCCTTCAAGTGGTATATCGGGAGGATATAGAGAAGATGATAGATACTGCACAGGCCTTCATCGGAGGTTTATTATGA
- the groES gene encoding co-chaperone GroES, with protein sequence MLKPLGDRVIIELVQTEEKTASGIVLPDTAKEKPQEGKVVAVGTGRVLENGERVALEVAQGDLIIFSKYAGTEVKYENTEYLILRESDILAVIG encoded by the coding sequence TTGTTAAAACCATTAGGTGATCGCGTTATTATTGAACTAGTTCAAACTGAAGAAAAAACTGCAAGCGGTATTGTTCTTCCTGATACTGCTAAAGAAAAGCCGCAAGAAGGTAAGGTAGTAGCAGTTGGTACTGGCCGTGTCCTTGAAAATGGCGAACGTGTTGCTTTAGAGGTTGCCCAAGGCGATCTAATTATCTTCTCAAAATATGCAGGTACTGAAGTTAAATACGAAAACACTGAATACTTAATTTTACGTGAAAGCGACATTCTAGCTGTTATCGGCTAA
- a CDS encoding SpoIID/LytB domain-containing protein, whose product MQKVQNGIWMFVTLVLMLFLLPEIPVKAAADPIIEIKLKDYLGNKSEITVEPDVTYTTNLANVKLESNKKYTLRVSGTDIVVLTDSKEIGKASEIEVKPETGNGPLSINGRTYLGSFRFIMEDGKFIRPYNSIGLEDYIKGVVPAEMPALWNQEALKAQAVAARTYAMSYINRTPDDTMSYQVYGGYTWHENSTKAVKATEGQVIGYGDKLHIGSDALFSSSNGGKTESNKNVWVGTELPYLMVKDDPYDPQAVWSFSVKKQQIDLTNLDLTKADTWWANTKEAEQTPVISNIRAWLQKNGYTGKDIKITAVPFLSLHAPTSGGRVSKGSITIEFMVKEKGKALQQSVILEDVTASKIRDIIGLSFMKSFLVDKVDTARDTINVSGKGFGHGVGLSQYGAKKAGEQGKTYREILAFYYEGTSLKQAYEPEPEDVEPVKPEPAPVIPTPIPTPVPDPAPKDETAPTINDIKTYYDTKTKQVKLTFDTNEKANVTVEVKDAKEQIIASLVKGDEKPPGSQLLVWDASEVNNGTYTFVITTIDSSDNTSSASVPFSLTKPDTMAPVINNTNTSYDSKTNKVFLKYEINEKSKVTVQVKDAKDKILAAPIHNVEKNAGIQWTSWNVSKVSNGKYSFEITTIDSSKNKSSTTIPFTLTKPDTTAPSIKNIKTSYDPKTSKVDLKYEINEKAKVTVQVKDAKGKTVATLTNNINKNSGVQSASWNVSKASNGKYTFTITAIDPSKNKRSTTASYKLNKPAAKNMTGKVNATKLNVRSKPSTSGKVLGSLKKNQIVTVINKSNSWYKIQYGKGTGYVHEKYLTNVR is encoded by the coding sequence ATGCAAAAGGTACAGAATGGAATATGGATGTTTGTTACACTCGTTCTCATGCTATTTTTGCTTCCAGAAATACCCGTTAAGGCGGCAGCCGATCCGATCATTGAGATTAAATTAAAAGACTATCTTGGTAACAAATCTGAGATTACCGTCGAACCGGATGTCACGTACACTACGAATCTAGCAAATGTAAAACTAGAATCGAACAAGAAGTATACGTTGAGGGTCAGCGGTACGGACATTGTTGTTCTGACAGATTCAAAAGAAATAGGCAAAGCTTCTGAGATTGAAGTGAAACCTGAAACAGGGAACGGTCCACTTTCTATTAATGGCCGTACATACTTAGGTAGTTTCCGTTTTATTATGGAAGATGGGAAATTCATCCGTCCGTATAACTCAATTGGTCTTGAAGATTATATAAAAGGGGTTGTTCCAGCTGAAATGCCGGCTTTATGGAATCAGGAAGCCCTAAAGGCACAGGCTGTTGCGGCAAGAACCTATGCGATGAGCTACATCAACAGAACGCCCGATGACACAATGAGTTACCAGGTATACGGTGGCTACACTTGGCACGAAAACTCAACAAAAGCTGTCAAAGCAACAGAAGGTCAGGTCATTGGTTATGGTGATAAACTACATATAGGTTCAGATGCACTTTTTTCCTCTAGCAATGGAGGGAAAACCGAGTCCAACAAAAATGTTTGGGTTGGTACAGAGCTACCATATTTAATGGTCAAAGACGATCCATATGATCCGCAAGCTGTTTGGAGTTTTAGTGTAAAAAAGCAACAAATAGATCTTACAAACTTAGATCTTACAAAAGCAGATACATGGTGGGCTAATACGAAGGAAGCTGAACAAACACCAGTAATTTCTAATATAAGAGCATGGCTACAGAAAAATGGATATACCGGCAAAGACATTAAAATTACGGCTGTCCCTTTCCTATCCCTTCACGCACCAACAAGTGGCGGCAGGGTGAGTAAAGGAAGTATTACGATTGAATTTATGGTGAAAGAAAAGGGGAAAGCGCTACAGCAAAGTGTAATATTAGAAGATGTAACGGCTTCGAAAATTAGAGACATTATCGGTTTGAGCTTCATGAAAAGCTTTTTAGTAGACAAAGTGGATACTGCAAGGGATACGATTAACGTTTCAGGCAAGGGCTTTGGCCATGGTGTCGGACTAAGTCAGTATGGTGCGAAAAAGGCTGGCGAACAGGGAAAAACGTATCGTGAGATTCTTGCTTTCTATTATGAAGGGACAAGCTTAAAACAAGCTTATGAGCCAGAACCTGAAGATGTAGAACCAGTAAAGCCGGAACCGGCACCTGTCATTCCAACGCCAATCCCAACACCAGTTCCGGACCCTGCACCTAAAGATGAAACAGCACCAACAATTAATGATATAAAAACGTATTACGATACTAAAACAAAACAAGTCAAATTAACCTTTGATACGAATGAAAAAGCGAATGTGACAGTGGAAGTTAAGGATGCAAAAGAGCAAATCATCGCTTCTCTTGTTAAAGGGGACGAAAAGCCACCAGGATCGCAATTACTTGTTTGGGATGCATCAGAGGTAAACAACGGTACATACACCTTTGTAATTACAACGATTGATAGTAGTGATAATACAAGTTCAGCATCTGTTCCATTTTCATTAACAAAGCCTGACACAATGGCTCCAGTTATTAATAATACAAATACCTCATATGACTCAAAAACGAATAAGGTTTTCCTGAAGTATGAGATCAATGAAAAATCAAAGGTTACCGTTCAAGTAAAAGACGCAAAAGACAAAATCCTAGCTGCTCCAATCCATAATGTAGAGAAAAATGCCGGTATCCAATGGACATCGTGGAATGTATCGAAGGTCTCGAACGGTAAGTACTCATTTGAAATTACAACGATTGACAGCAGTAAAAATAAAAGCTCAACAACGATTCCATTTACATTAACAAAACCCGATACAACGGCACCTTCCATTAAGAATATAAAAACCTCATATGATCCAAAAACGAGTAAAGTTGATTTGAAGTATGAGATTAACGAAAAGGCGAAGGTAACCGTTCAAGTAAAAGATGCAAAAGGCAAAACCGTGGCGACACTGACCAATAATATTAATAAAAATTCCGGTGTCCAAAGTGCATCATGGAATGTATCAAAGGCATCGAACGGAAAGTATACGTTTACCATTACAGCGATAGATCCAAGCAAGAACAAACGGTCAACGACTGCTTCCTACAAATTAAACAAACCGGCAGCGAAGAATATGACTGGTAAGGTCAATGCTACGAAATTGAATGTCCGTTCCAAGCCATCCACATCAGGGAAAGTTCTTGGCTCTTTGAAGAAAAACCAAATCGTTACCGTAATTAATAAGAGCAACTCTTGGTACAAAATTCAGTACGGTAAGGGAACAGGTTATGTGCACGAAAAATACCTAACGAACGTCCGATAA
- the groL gene encoding chaperonin GroEL (60 kDa chaperone family; promotes refolding of misfolded polypeptides especially under stressful conditions; forms two stacked rings of heptamers to form a barrel-shaped 14mer; ends can be capped by GroES; misfolded proteins enter the barrel where they are refolded when GroES binds), with the protein MAKEIKFSEEARRSMLRGVDALADAVKVTLGPKGRNVVLEKKFGSPLITNDGVTIAKEIELEDAFENMGAKLVAEVASKTNDVAGDGTTTATVLAQAMIREGLKNVTAGANPMGIRKGIEKAVNTAIAELKAISQPVENKESIAQVAAISSADEEVGQLIAEAMERVGNDGVITIEESKGFTTELDVVEGMQFDRGYASPYMVTDSDKMEAVLENPYILITDKKITNIQEILPVLEQVVQQGKPLLLIAEDVEGEALATLVVNKLRGTFNAVAVKAPGFGDRRKAMLEDIAALTGGEVITEEIGLDLKSATIDSLGRASKVVVTKENTTIVEGAGDTAQIQARVNQIRVQLEETTSEFDREKLQERLAKLAGGVAVIKVGAATETELKERKLRIEDALNSTRAAVEEGIVAGGGTALLNVYNKIAEIQAEGDVATGVKIVLRAIEEPVRQIAHNAGLEGSVIVERLKGEAVGTGFNAATGQWVNMIESGIVDPTKVTRSALQNAGSVAAMFLTTEAVVADKPEPAGAGGMGMPDMGGMGGMGGMM; encoded by the coding sequence ATGGCTAAAGAAATTAAATTTAGTGAAGAAGCTCGCCGCTCCATGCTTCGTGGTGTGGACGCACTTGCAGATGCAGTTAAAGTAACGCTTGGACCAAAAGGTCGTAACGTGGTTCTTGAGAAAAAATTCGGTTCACCGCTTATCACTAATGATGGTGTGACGATCGCTAAAGAAATCGAATTGGAAGATGCATTCGAAAACATGGGTGCGAAATTGGTTGCTGAAGTAGCAAGCAAAACAAACGACGTAGCTGGTGACGGTACAACGACTGCAACGGTTCTTGCACAAGCGATGATCCGTGAAGGTCTTAAAAACGTAACAGCTGGTGCTAACCCAATGGGTATCCGTAAAGGAATCGAGAAAGCGGTCAATACTGCAATCGCAGAATTGAAAGCCATTTCCCAACCTGTTGAAAACAAAGAGTCAATCGCACAAGTTGCTGCCATCTCTTCAGCTGATGAAGAAGTGGGCCAACTGATTGCGGAAGCAATGGAGCGCGTTGGTAACGACGGCGTCATCACAATCGAAGAGTCCAAAGGTTTCACAACTGAATTGGACGTAGTAGAAGGTATGCAGTTCGATCGCGGATATGCATCTCCATACATGGTTACTGATTCAGATAAAATGGAAGCTGTACTAGAAAATCCATATATCTTGATCACAGATAAAAAAATCACGAATATCCAAGAAATCCTTCCTGTACTTGAGCAAGTTGTACAACAAGGTAAACCGCTATTATTAATTGCTGAAGATGTAGAAGGCGAAGCGCTTGCAACTCTTGTTGTGAACAAACTTCGTGGAACATTCAACGCTGTTGCGGTTAAAGCTCCTGGATTCGGTGACCGTCGTAAAGCAATGCTTGAAGACATCGCAGCTCTTACAGGCGGCGAAGTAATCACTGAAGAAATCGGACTTGACCTTAAATCTGCAACAATCGATTCATTAGGCCGTGCGTCTAAAGTGGTTGTTACAAAAGAAAATACAACGATCGTTGAAGGAGCTGGAGATACAGCTCAAATTCAAGCTCGTGTAAACCAAATCCGTGTTCAATTAGAAGAAACAACTTCTGAATTCGACCGTGAAAAATTACAAGAACGCCTTGCTAAATTAGCTGGTGGCGTAGCGGTAATCAAAGTCGGTGCAGCTACTGAAACAGAATTGAAAGAACGTAAACTTCGTATTGAAGATGCATTGAACTCCACTCGTGCCGCTGTTGAAGAAGGTATCGTAGCCGGTGGTGGTACAGCACTTCTTAACGTATACAATAAAATCGCTGAAATTCAAGCGGAAGGCGACGTAGCAACAGGCGTGAAAATCGTTCTACGTGCCATCGAAGAGCCTGTTCGTCAAATCGCTCACAATGCTGGACTTGAAGGCTCTGTAATCGTAGAGCGCCTTAAAGGCGAAGCAGTAGGCACTGGCTTCAACGCAGCTACTGGGCAATGGGTGAACATGATCGAATCCGGTATCGTCGATCCTACTAAAGTAACTCGTTCAGCTCTACAAAACGCTGGCTCTGTAGCAGCTATGTTCTTAACTACAGAAGCTGTCGTTGCTGACAAACCAGAACCTGCTGGCGCTGGCGGCATGGGCATGCCTGATATGGGCGGCATGGGCGGCATGGGCGGCATGATGTAA
- a CDS encoding response regulator, which produces MNILVIDDDASIQYMLSEICEFAGWNVDTANNGKEGLNVFAEKGADVVLVDYHMPEMDGIKTVGELRKLNADVPILVLTVDERQEIADRFLEAGATDFALKPVKAPDLISRIQLHARLAKLTQSAPQQKSSEEKDVFVTKGISKRTLCHVSDFLHSNREPFSVDTISKEVGLAYPTVYRYIMHLLDEGKVETIVSYQKIGRPKNLYQWIVD; this is translated from the coding sequence ATGAACATTTTAGTCATTGATGATGATGCATCAATTCAATATATGCTAAGTGAAATTTGTGAATTTGCCGGCTGGAATGTAGATACGGCTAACAACGGAAAAGAAGGGTTAAATGTGTTTGCGGAAAAAGGAGCAGATGTTGTTTTAGTTGATTATCATATGCCGGAAATGGACGGAATAAAAACAGTGGGTGAGCTTCGTAAACTTAATGCCGATGTTCCGATTCTTGTATTAACAGTTGATGAACGACAGGAAATTGCTGATCGCTTTCTTGAAGCAGGCGCAACGGATTTTGCGTTAAAGCCTGTAAAAGCGCCTGATTTGATTTCAAGAATTCAACTGCATGCTCGCCTTGCAAAATTAACTCAATCAGCTCCGCAGCAAAAATCCAGTGAAGAAAAGGATGTATTTGTAACAAAGGGAATTAGTAAGAGAACACTTTGTCACGTTAGTGATTTTCTGCATTCTAATCGTGAACCTTTTTCTGTTGATACAATTTCTAAAGAAGTTGGTTTGGCTTATCCGACCGTCTATCGCTATATTATGCATTTACTTGATGAAGGAAAAGTGGAAACTATTGTGAGTTATCAAAAAATAGGAAGACCGAAAAATTTATATCAATGGATTGTTGACTAA
- a CDS encoding ribonuclease E inhibitor RraB translates to MNFPKDEDGEVLELLYKSGVDFNQNHVVDFFVAVPNQKLGEELLIQLKGKEFDCELEQDEETKEWTCFCSKEMFLKYDEIIEVQKRLDELSKPYGGYTDGWATFGD, encoded by the coding sequence GTGAATTTTCCAAAAGATGAAGACGGTGAAGTGTTGGAGTTGCTTTATAAAAGTGGGGTTGATTTTAATCAAAACCATGTTGTAGATTTTTTTGTTGCTGTACCAAATCAAAAACTCGGAGAAGAACTTCTGATACAATTAAAAGGAAAAGAGTTTGATTGTGAACTAGAACAAGATGAAGAAACAAAAGAATGGACATGCTTTTGCTCGAAAGAAATGTTTTTAAAGTATGATGAAATAATAGAAGTGCAAAAACGCCTTGATGAATTAAGTAAGCCATATGGGGGATATACTGATGGTTGGGCAACATTTGGTGATTAA
- the moaC gene encoding cyclic pyranopterin monophosphate synthase MoaC, giving the protein MGDLTHFNEQGRAKMVDVSAKPETTRTAVAQSSILLNDEIYELVTNQKMKKGDVLAVAQVAGIMASKNTSNIIPMCHPIALQGVNIAFEWEKEEQGYRLRIETEAKTKGSTGVEMEALTAASVTALTVYDMCKAIDKGMVIGPTFLVEKTGGVSSNDYKRQVKQTDRD; this is encoded by the coding sequence ATGGGAGACTTAACGCATTTTAATGAACAGGGCAGGGCCAAAATGGTCGATGTGAGTGCTAAGCCTGAAACAACCCGGACGGCAGTGGCTCAATCGAGCATTTTATTGAATGATGAAATATATGAATTGGTCACGAATCAGAAAATGAAAAAAGGTGATGTACTGGCTGTTGCACAGGTTGCAGGAATAATGGCCAGCAAAAATACATCCAATATCATTCCGATGTGCCATCCCATTGCTCTGCAAGGGGTCAATATAGCCTTTGAGTGGGAAAAAGAAGAACAAGGATACAGGCTTAGGATTGAAACGGAAGCTAAGACAAAAGGAAGTACAGGTGTGGAAATGGAAGCGTTAACAGCTGCATCCGTGACTGCCTTGACAGTTTATGACATGTGTAAGGCCATTGATAAGGGAATGGTGATCGGGCCTACATTCTTAGTGGAGAAAACAGGCGGAGTTTCCAGTAACGATTATAAAAGACAAGTAAAACAAACAGATAGAGATTAA
- a CDS encoding redox-sensing transcriptional repressor Rex → MNHDPKIPQATAKRLPLYYRFLKNLHSSGKQRVSSAELSEAVKVDSATIRRDFSYFGALGKKGYGYNVNYLLSFFRKTLDQDELTKVALIGVGNLGTAFLNYNFMKNNNTKIEMAFEVSEEKVGKRIADVPIYHMDQIDTLLQENNITAAILTVPAQVAQTITDRLVKADIKGILNFTPARLTVPPSIRVHHIDLAVELQSLIYFLKHYPVVEEAALEE, encoded by the coding sequence ATGAACCATGACCCAAAGATACCGCAGGCAACAGCCAAAAGGTTGCCATTGTATTATCGATTTTTAAAGAACTTACATTCCTCAGGCAAACAAAGAGTTTCCTCTGCAGAGCTAAGCGAAGCTGTAAAAGTGGATTCTGCCACCATACGCCGTGATTTTTCCTACTTTGGCGCGCTTGGGAAAAAAGGCTACGGCTACAATGTCAATTATTTATTATCCTTCTTTAGAAAAACACTAGATCAAGATGAATTGACCAAAGTCGCTTTAATCGGGGTAGGAAATTTAGGAACCGCTTTTTTAAATTACAATTTCATGAAAAATAATAATACAAAAATTGAAATGGCTTTCGAAGTTTCTGAAGAAAAAGTCGGCAAGCGAATAGCTGATGTGCCCATCTATCATATGGATCAAATCGATACACTATTGCAGGAAAATAATATCACTGCGGCTATATTGACAGTGCCGGCACAGGTAGCCCAGACGATAACCGATCGTTTAGTCAAAGCTGATATAAAAGGAATATTGAATTTTACACCTGCAAGGCTGACCGTGCCTCCATCAATAAGGGTTCACCACATTGACCTGGCCGTGGAGCTTCAGTCGCTCATCTACTTCCTGAAACATTATCCTGTTGTGGAAGAAGCCGCTTTGGAGGAATGA
- a CDS encoding YdiK family protein, translated as MKRQSPLFMGIIYAGLGALFTAIAIQTVNSSGWGLFAYILVLIATLDFGSGLRMIMLHFKIKAAQKNKKK; from the coding sequence ATGAAACGTCAATCACCCTTATTCATGGGCATCATCTATGCAGGCTTAGGAGCTCTTTTTACCGCTATCGCGATTCAAACCGTCAATTCTTCTGGATGGGGGCTCTTCGCCTACATACTTGTCCTTATTGCGACTCTTGACTTTGGATCGGGCTTACGCATGATCATGCTGCACTTTAAGATTAAAGCCGCACAAAAAAATAAGAAAAAATAA